A genomic stretch from Prionailurus bengalensis isolate Pbe53 chromosome E2, Fcat_Pben_1.1_paternal_pri, whole genome shotgun sequence includes:
- the RNF225 gene encoding RING finger protein 225, which produces MPCPRPPWLRRPRAAQGSGPCSPGSLSVPRSPGRGEGEDDGEEEEEEEGDGSPSSGPILSPASPVECLICVSPFNGEFKLPKRLDCGHVFCLECLARLSLATAGGGDAVACPVCRAPTRLAPRRGLPALPTQPGLLPREARAPTPRRGSVRFDRRRGLLYLRPPPPPPGPRKSRAARPPPLPPPLRLGRPLSRRLSLSSPAWAFNAAVALAVLVAAGLVVSGVYIFFLIPHAASSGPARPQLVALAPAPGFSWFPPRPAPGAPWTPAWTPHPTGRDLDTALPGAAEDAPQPEGGSEDTAEGEGTPARAPSRTWRAGAGPGWAPRGRGARRVWGPQ; this is translated from the coding sequence ATGCCCTGCCCTCGGCCACCCTGGCTCCGCCGCCCCCGGGCCGCTCAAGGCTCAGGCCCCTGCTCTCCGGGCTCACTCTCTGTGCCACGCTCCCCGGGCAGGGGGGAGGGTGAAGACGacggcgaggaggaggaggaggaagaaggggacgGCAGCCCGAGCTCGGGCCCCATCCTGTCCCCCGCGTCTCCCGTGGAGTGCCTCATTTGCGTGTCCCCCTTCAACGGCGAGTTCAAGCTGCCCAAGCGCCTGGACTGTGGCCACGTCTTCTGCCTCGAGTGCCTGGCCCGCTTGTCCCTGGCCACGGCGGGCGGCGGGGACGCGGTGGCGTGCCCCGTGTGCCGAGCGCCCACGCGCCTGGCCCCGCGCCGGGGGCTGCCCGCTCTGCCCACGCAGCCTGGCCTGCTGCCCCGCGAGGCGCGCGCGCCGACCCCGCGCCGGGGCTCCGTGCGCTTCGACCGCCGCCGCGGCCTGCTCTACCtgcggccgccgccgcccccccccgGGCCGCGCAAGTcccgcgccgcccgcccgccgccgctgccgccgccgctgcgcCTCGGCCGCCCGCTGTCCCGCCGCCTCTCTCTGAGCAGCCCGGCCTGGGCCTTCAACGCGGCCGTGGCGCTGGCTGTGCTGGTGGCCGCGGGCCTGGTGGTGTCGGGCGTATACATCTTCTTCCTCATCCCGCACGCCGCCTCCTCCGGCCCCGCGCGGCCCCAGCTGGTGGCGCTCGCCCCCGCGCCTGGCTTCTCTTGGTTCCCGCCGCGGCCCGCGCCCGGGGCGCCCTGGACCCCCGCCTGGACGCCGCACCCCACGGGCCGTGACCTGGACACTGCCCTGCCGGGGGCTGCGGAGGACGCGCCGCAGCCCGAAGGGGGCTCCGAGGACACGGCGGAGGGCGAAGGGACGCCGGCCAGGGCCCCGAGCCGCAcgtggagggcaggggctgggcccgGCTGGGCCCCGCGGGGACGGGGCGCGAGGAGGGTGTGGGGGCCGCAGTAA